The Amycolatopsis sp. DG1A-15b genome window below encodes:
- a CDS encoding glycoside hydrolase family 2 TIM barrel-domain containing protein codes for MAVSTLRKAVAGVLALVLAPLTVVSGTADAGTAAANRYRTVADFDAGWLFNYGDASGAGGASYNDGGWRKLSVPHDWSIEGRNPPANPFSQSAPSTGRGGYLPSGIGWYRKHFSLAGVPAGRRVSLEFDGVMANASVYVNGTLIGTHPYGYTGFRYDITAAAKLGGDNVVAVKTDTTSQPASRYYTGAGIYRDVRLIATDPVHVGQWATRVTTPDNNTVHAETTVVNQGGAAANVSVQGVLSDPGGAALPAVTTVAKTIAAGASATFAYDVPVSNPKLWDLANPNLYSLATTVLAGGTAVDDDITSVGIRTLAFSPSSGMSLNGKTVKFQGVALHQDLHGLGMAAPQRAVQRRLAQLKALGVNAIRTAHDPPSPAFLELTDRMGFLVLDEFFDVWTQHKYSDVGDYATYFNRTASSPTGTPAVPGASGSVPWYQVDATSVVMRDRNHPSVAMWSTGNEIRDPIATRTPLLTRMVAIAHALDPGRPVTQALFRPSDSGDVTGATRTIVDVFGGNYRPDEVIQAAKASPARAGLFTEMGTDTSAWTTVRNNAVVTGLFLWTGVAYLGEADGLWPRAEPDFGLLDGVGTVRPIGYSWQRTWGAPTTSPPATGTTANRVLLSPDHSTVSTDVDDVSYVKATVADASGRVVTGSSAPITFSVSGPGELVAVDSGSPVQETFRGPVRKAYQGVAYGLVRATGAGTITVTASSAGLTLGTTTLTGTTAPFVPCSGSCN; via the coding sequence ATGGCGGTGTCAACGTTGCGGAAAGCCGTCGCCGGGGTGCTGGCGCTCGTGCTCGCGCCGCTCACCGTCGTGTCCGGCACCGCCGACGCGGGGACCGCCGCGGCGAACCGGTACCGGACGGTCGCGGACTTCGACGCCGGCTGGCTGTTCAACTACGGCGACGCCAGTGGTGCCGGCGGTGCTTCGTACAACGACGGCGGCTGGCGCAAGCTCAGCGTGCCGCACGACTGGAGCATCGAGGGCCGCAACCCACCGGCGAACCCGTTCTCGCAGTCGGCACCGAGCACCGGCCGCGGCGGGTACCTGCCCTCGGGCATCGGCTGGTACCGCAAGCACTTCTCGCTGGCCGGGGTGCCCGCCGGCCGCCGGGTGTCGCTGGAGTTCGACGGCGTGATGGCCAACGCGAGCGTGTACGTCAACGGCACGCTCATCGGCACCCACCCGTACGGGTACACCGGTTTCCGCTACGACATCACGGCGGCGGCAAAGCTTGGCGGCGACAACGTGGTCGCCGTCAAGACCGACACGACGTCGCAACCGGCGTCGCGCTACTACACCGGTGCCGGGATCTACCGTGACGTCCGGCTGATCGCGACCGATCCGGTGCACGTCGGGCAGTGGGCCACCCGCGTCACCACGCCGGACAACAACACCGTGCACGCGGAAACCACGGTGGTCAACCAAGGGGGCGCGGCGGCGAACGTCAGCGTCCAGGGCGTGCTCAGCGACCCGGGCGGGGCCGCGCTGCCCGCCGTGACGACGGTGGCCAAGACCATCGCCGCCGGGGCGTCGGCCACCTTCGCCTACGACGTGCCGGTGAGCAACCCGAAGCTGTGGGACCTGGCGAACCCGAACCTGTACTCGCTGGCCACCACCGTCCTCGCGGGCGGCACCGCGGTGGACGACGACATCACGTCCGTCGGCATCCGCACGCTGGCGTTCAGCCCCTCGAGCGGGATGAGCCTCAACGGCAAGACCGTGAAGTTCCAGGGGGTCGCGCTGCACCAGGACCTCCACGGGCTCGGGATGGCCGCCCCGCAGCGGGCCGTGCAGCGGCGGCTCGCGCAGCTGAAGGCGCTCGGGGTGAACGCGATCCGCACCGCGCACGACCCGCCGAGCCCGGCGTTCCTCGAGCTGACCGACCGGATGGGGTTCCTGGTCCTCGACGAGTTCTTCGACGTCTGGACCCAGCACAAGTACTCCGACGTCGGCGACTACGCGACGTACTTCAACCGGACGGCGTCGTCGCCGACCGGGACGCCCGCGGTGCCCGGCGCGAGCGGCTCGGTGCCCTGGTACCAGGTGGACGCGACCAGCGTGGTCATGCGCGACCGCAACCACCCCAGCGTGGCGATGTGGAGCACCGGCAACGAGATCCGCGACCCGATCGCGACCCGGACGCCGCTGCTCACCCGGATGGTCGCGATCGCCCACGCGCTGGACCCGGGACGTCCGGTGACGCAGGCGCTGTTCCGGCCGAGTGACAGCGGCGACGTCACCGGCGCCACCCGGACGATCGTGGACGTCTTCGGCGGCAACTACCGCCCCGACGAGGTCATCCAGGCCGCGAAGGCGTCTCCGGCGCGGGCCGGGCTCTTCACCGAGATGGGCACCGACACCTCCGCGTGGACGACCGTCCGCAACAACGCCGTGGTCACCGGCCTGTTCCTGTGGACCGGTGTGGCGTACCTCGGGGAGGCCGACGGGCTGTGGCCGCGGGCCGAACCGGACTTCGGCCTGCTGGACGGCGTGGGCACGGTCCGGCCGATCGGGTATTCGTGGCAGCGCACGTGGGGTGCGCCCACGACGTCGCCACCGGCGACCGGCACCACGGCGAACCGCGTGCTGCTGTCGCCGGACCACAGCACCGTGTCCACGGACGTCGACGACGTCTCGTACGTCAAGGCCACCGTGGCCGACGCTTCCGGCCGCGTGGTGACCGGCTCTTCCGCCCCGATCACGTTCAGCGTCAGCGGGCCGGGCGAGCTGGTGGCGGTCGACAGCGGGAGCCCGGTGCAGGAAACCTTCCGCGGCCCGGTGCGGAAGGCCTACCAGGGTGTCGCGTACGGCCTGGTGCGGGCCACCGGCGCGGGCACCATCACGGTGACCGCGAGCTCCGCCGGGCTGACGCTCGGCACGACCACGCTGACCGGCACCACGGCACCGTTCGTGCCGTGTTCCGGCAGCTGCAACTGA
- a CDS encoding rhamnogalacturonan lyase, giving the protein MRNSVKRLVLAAAGVLAAGLVPVPAAVAATPKVDKLNRGVVSVHTAQGNTVGWRLLADDPAGVAFNVYRDGTKVTTAPVGGPTSFVDAGAPAGARYTVRAVTGGVERMSAFAAEDSLTLTSGVAASTRDVPIQPPAGGTTPSGESYTYTANDASAGDLDGDGQYELVLKWDPTNSKDNSQSGYTGNVYVDAYRLDGTRLWRIDLGRNIRAGAHYTQFQVFDYDGDGKAEVAMKTADGTRSGTGQVIGSASADYRNSSGYVLSGPEFLTMFNGQTGAAVSTVNYDPPRGTVSSWGDSYGNRVDRFLAGTAYLDGAHPSLIMSRGYYTRTVIAAWDFRGGALTERWKFDSNSAGSQYAGQGDHQLAIADADGDGRDEIVFGAMAIDDNGSPLWNTRNGHGDAMHVGDLIPSRAGLEEFKVDEDKSKPAAWMADAKTGQIIWQNASCNCDNGRGVSDDIYAGSPGAESWSSAVSGLLNTSGQNIGRKPSSTNFVIYWDGDAQRELLDGTHIDKYGTGGDTRLLTGSGVHANNGTKNTPSLQADLFGDWREEVVWPTSDNRALRIYSTTDPTSISHVSLMQDRQYREAVAWQNTAYNQPPHPSFALAR; this is encoded by the coding sequence ATGCGTAACTCGGTCAAGCGGCTGGTCCTCGCCGCCGCGGGGGTGCTGGCGGCGGGGCTGGTGCCCGTCCCGGCCGCGGTCGCGGCCACGCCCAAGGTCGACAAGCTGAACCGCGGGGTGGTCAGCGTCCACACCGCCCAGGGCAACACCGTCGGCTGGCGCCTGCTCGCCGACGACCCGGCCGGCGTGGCGTTCAACGTCTACCGCGACGGCACCAAGGTGACCACCGCCCCGGTCGGCGGCCCGACGAGCTTCGTGGACGCGGGCGCCCCGGCGGGGGCCCGGTACACCGTGCGCGCGGTGACCGGCGGGGTCGAGCGGATGTCGGCCTTCGCCGCCGAGGATTCGCTGACGTTGACCAGCGGGGTCGCCGCGAGCACCCGGGACGTCCCGATCCAGCCGCCCGCCGGCGGCACGACCCCGTCCGGGGAGAGCTACACCTACACCGCGAACGACGCCAGTGCCGGTGACCTGGACGGCGACGGCCAGTACGAGCTCGTGCTGAAGTGGGATCCGACCAATTCCAAGGACAATTCGCAGTCCGGCTACACCGGCAACGTCTACGTCGACGCCTACCGGCTCGACGGCACCCGCCTCTGGCGGATCGACCTCGGGCGCAACATCCGCGCCGGCGCGCACTACACGCAGTTCCAGGTCTTCGACTACGACGGCGACGGCAAGGCCGAGGTCGCGATGAAGACCGCGGACGGCACCCGGTCGGGCACCGGCCAGGTCATCGGCAGCGCGAGCGCCGACTACCGCAACTCGAGCGGGTACGTCCTGTCCGGCCCGGAGTTCCTCACCATGTTCAACGGTCAGACCGGCGCCGCGGTGTCCACGGTGAACTACGACCCGCCGCGCGGCACGGTGTCCTCCTGGGGTGACAGCTACGGCAACCGCGTCGACCGGTTCCTGGCCGGGACGGCCTACCTGGACGGCGCCCACCCGAGCCTGATCATGAGCCGCGGCTACTACACCCGGACCGTGATCGCGGCCTGGGACTTCCGCGGCGGCGCGCTGACCGAGCGGTGGAAGTTCGACTCGAACTCGGCCGGGTCGCAGTACGCCGGCCAGGGCGACCACCAGCTGGCCATCGCGGACGCCGACGGCGACGGCCGTGACGAGATCGTCTTCGGCGCCATGGCGATCGACGACAACGGCAGTCCACTGTGGAACACCCGCAACGGCCACGGCGACGCCATGCACGTCGGCGACCTGATCCCGAGCCGCGCGGGCCTGGAAGAGTTCAAAGTGGACGAGGACAAGTCCAAGCCCGCAGCCTGGATGGCCGACGCGAAGACCGGGCAGATCATCTGGCAGAACGCCTCCTGCAACTGCGACAACGGCCGCGGCGTCTCGGACGACATCTACGCCGGCAGCCCCGGCGCCGAGTCGTGGTCGTCCGCGGTGTCCGGGCTGCTGAACACCAGCGGCCAGAACATCGGGCGCAAGCCGTCGTCGACGAACTTCGTCATCTACTGGGACGGTGACGCCCAGCGCGAGCTGCTGGACGGCACCCACATCGACAAGTACGGCACCGGCGGCGACACCCGGCTGCTGACCGGCTCCGGCGTGCACGCGAACAACGGCACCAAGAACACGCCGTCGCTGCAGGCCGACCTGTTCGGCGACTGGCGCGAAGAGGTCGTCTGGCCGACCTCGGACAACCGGGCGCTGCGGATCTACTCGACCACCGACCCGACGAGCATCTCGCACGTGTCCCTGATGCAGGACCGGCAGTACCGGGAGGCCGTGGCGTGGCAGAACACGGCGTACAACCAGCCGCCGCACCCGAGCTTCGCCCTGGCCCGGTGA